One region of Armigeres subalbatus isolate Guangzhou_Male chromosome 3, GZ_Asu_2, whole genome shotgun sequence genomic DNA includes:
- the LOC134220827 gene encoding uncharacterized protein LOC134220827 isoform X1: MHSMHIPRVVAFILYLIDDFPRHQCDESKINLHYENSGMAIYLEATAWTMNQLDRNFSENKNNSTSHAAMSFPHGVECPLLCQVCTQFTVLKIREKIVVAKYFITVGISTLSLSSLNSSSNSDETKRKLWSSEALVSNVYELHELELRRNLVIRSKERQL; encoded by the exons ATGCATAGCATGCACATCCCCAGAGTAGTTGCTTTCATCCTATACCTGATCGATGATTTCCCACGTCATCAGTGTGA TGAAAGTAAGATCAACCTGCACTACGAAAACTCAGGGATGGCTATTTATCTGGAAGCAACTGCCTGGACCATGAATCAATTGGACCGAAACTTCtccgaaaacaaaaacaactcCACGAGTCACGCTGCTATGTCTTTTCCCCACGGTGTAGAGTGTCCTCTACTGTGCCAAGTTTGCACACAGTTCACAGTTTTAAAA ATCAGGGAAAAAATTGTCGTTGCAAAGTACTTCATAACCGTTGGAATCAGCACCTTAAGCTTGTCGTCGTTGAATAGCAGCAGCAACTCGGACGAAACAAAAAGGAAACTCTGGTCTAGTGAAGCTTTGGTTAGCAATGTATAC GAATTGCATGAACTGGAACTGAGAAGAAACTTGGTGATCCGCAGCAAAGAACGTCAACTGTGA
- the LOC134220827 gene encoding uncharacterized protein LOC134220827 isoform X3 encodes MHSMHIPRVVAFILYLIDDFPRHQCDESKINLHYENSGMAIYLEATAWTMNQLDRNFSENKNNSTSHAAMSFPHGVECPLLCQVCTQFTVLKIREKIVVAKYFITVGISTLSLSSLNSSSNSDETKRKLWSSEALELHELELRRNLVIRSKERQL; translated from the exons ATGCATAGCATGCACATCCCCAGAGTAGTTGCTTTCATCCTATACCTGATCGATGATTTCCCACGTCATCAGTGTGA TGAAAGTAAGATCAACCTGCACTACGAAAACTCAGGGATGGCTATTTATCTGGAAGCAACTGCCTGGACCATGAATCAATTGGACCGAAACTTCtccgaaaacaaaaacaactcCACGAGTCACGCTGCTATGTCTTTTCCCCACGGTGTAGAGTGTCCTCTACTGTGCCAAGTTTGCACACAGTTCACAGTTTTAAAA ATCAGGGAAAAAATTGTCGTTGCAAAGTACTTCATAACCGTTGGAATCAGCACCTTAAGCTTGTCGTCGTTGAATAGCAGCAGCAACTCGGACGAAACAAAAAGGAAACTCTGGTCTAGTGAAGCTTTG GAATTGCATGAACTGGAACTGAGAAGAAACTTGGTGATCCGCAGCAAAGAACGTCAACTGTGA
- the LOC134220827 gene encoding uncharacterized protein LOC134220827 isoform X2 yields the protein MHSMHIPRVVAFILYLIDDFPRHQCDESKINLHYENSGMAIYLEATAWTMNQLDRNFSENKNNSTSHAAMSFPHGVECPLLCQVCTQFTVLKIREKIVVAKYFITVGISTLSLSSLNSSSNSDETKRKLWSSEALVSNELHELELRRNLVIRSKERQL from the exons ATGCATAGCATGCACATCCCCAGAGTAGTTGCTTTCATCCTATACCTGATCGATGATTTCCCACGTCATCAGTGTGA TGAAAGTAAGATCAACCTGCACTACGAAAACTCAGGGATGGCTATTTATCTGGAAGCAACTGCCTGGACCATGAATCAATTGGACCGAAACTTCtccgaaaacaaaaacaactcCACGAGTCACGCTGCTATGTCTTTTCCCCACGGTGTAGAGTGTCCTCTACTGTGCCAAGTTTGCACACAGTTCACAGTTTTAAAA ATCAGGGAAAAAATTGTCGTTGCAAAGTACTTCATAACCGTTGGAATCAGCACCTTAAGCTTGTCGTCGTTGAATAGCAGCAGCAACTCGGACGAAACAAAAAGGAAACTCTGGTCTAGTGAAGCTTTGGTTAGCAAT GAATTGCATGAACTGGAACTGAGAAGAAACTTGGTGATCCGCAGCAAAGAACGTCAACTGTGA